The genome window GTCCGGCCAACGGGCGCAATACCTTCCGGCCGGAACGGACACCAGCAAAGCGCAGGTATCTGCTGAAGTAATAATGATTTGTCCAGCTGAGCAGTTTTACCTTTTTGCATGCCGGACTCTAATCCGGAACATAATACTGCCGATATCCATAAGTACCTGCTTTAAAAAACGCTCTGACAAATTACTATCTGCGGCGGTAAAAGTCCAAAAAAACATTGATATATATGCATTATAACACATGTTTGCATATATAATGCAGGAAGCGTTTATCCTCACCGGCTTCATAATTCATTCAAATAGATACCTTAGTATTAGGGACATGCGGACCGTGGTCTGCCGTATCATACCAAAACTCCCCGGCAACTGTTTTAATCCGTACCGGAGCTCTGATCTGTATACCACATTCAGCGATATGATCTGTTTCGCTATTCCGCCCATATTTGTTATCATTGCTTTTAGTTACTACAAAACATACACTTAGACAGGTATTACTATGAAATCAGGTGTATTGGGGCTGACTCCCATACAAATTACAGGACTGTTTCTGGGCATTTTCGGCCTGATCCTGCCCTTTCTGCTTCCCCTTGAGACCCTTTCAACAGCCGGCCAGCTTGGCATGGGGATTTTTCTGATGGCGGCTGTTTTCTGGATGTTCGAGCCCATTCCCATTTATGCTACATCCATGCTGGTCATTTTTCTTCAGATTATCTTGCTAAGTGCTCAGGGACCCGTTTATATGGATGCGGAGCTTCCGGTCAGCGAACCTGTGGCACTTGAAGACGAGACATGGCAGATACCCGCTTCCGCCCTGCAGGAGGACGGAACGGTTCTGGTGGCAAAAGAACCGGGTGAAACGGAGTCCGTCCGAGTCAATGTGATAGACCGCAACGGCCAGCATGTCATTGTCCAAAGTGATGAGCTGAGCCGGGATCATGAAATTGTAACCGATCCCGGTCATCGCCTGGTCGACTATGAACCCAACAGCTATACCGACTACATCGGAACCCTTGCCAATCCCATCATTATATTATTTCTTGGCGGATTCATGCTTGCCAGGGCATCGGTAAAGTACAATCTTGACAAAAACCTGACACGCTACCTGCTTGGTCCCTTCGGCACACGCCCGCGTTTTATTGTGCTTGGACTGATGCTGGTAACGGCTGCGCTCTCTGCTTTTATGAGTAATACCGCAACCGCTGCCATGATGGTTACGGTTATATTGCCGATCATCGCGCAGCTGCCGCCCGAAGACCGTTTCAAATTCGGGCTCGCCCTGAGCATACCCATTGCCGCCAACGTTGGTGGTATCACAACGCCCATCGGCACGCCGCCCAACGCGATTGTAATAGCGGCACTCTCAGACTACGGAATTGACATTTCGTTCACCGACTGGATTATCGTCGCAGCACCGCTGGTTGTGGTCATGCTTGTCATTGCATGGTTTCTGCTGCTCACCTTGTTTCCGCCGAGTGTGGAGCGGTTCAATCTGGATATGAAAGGCAAACTCAATGTCTCGCCTAAAGCAATCGGTCTCTACGTCATTTTTGGTGCCACAGTATTGCTCTGGATTACCGAGAATCAGCATGGAATCCCCAGCAGCATGGTTGCTTTCCTGCCTGTTGCTGCTCTGGTTACAGGCCGCATATTAAATAAAGAAGACATCCAGAAGCTTCCGTGGGAGGTTCTGTGGCTTATGGCCGGCGGTATCTCGCTCGGGATCGGCATGGACAAAACCGGTCTTGCGGTCTGGATGATCTCCGGGTTTGACTGGGGAGCCATGGGTTACATCACTCTGATTATTGCTTTTTCAGTGGTCGCCATCGCCATGTCCAATTTCCTTTCCAATACGGTTACCGCAACGCTGCTTATGCCCCTGGTAATCAGTCTGCACACATCAGGAGTTATGGGAGAAGATTTCAATCTTCTGATTACAGGAATTGTGATTGCTGTTGCCTGCAGTCTTGCCATGGCACTTCCCATTTCAACACCTCCCAATGCCATTGCCATGTCAACCGGTATTATCCGGACCAAGGATATGGCCAAAATGGGTGTTATCATAGGTGTGATCGGATTATTGATCATACTAGCTTATGCCGTATTCTACTGGCCTCTTGTCACCAATTAATTTCAATCGCGCGAACCAATGGAAAGATCAGACATATATATACTCTGCATTGAAGACGAACAGGAAGTTCTGGATGCCGTTGTGAGGGACCTGGAGCAGCTTGAGGAGCAATTCCCCATCGAAACAGCCAACACGGCAGAAGAAGGCAGGAAGATCATCGAAAAACTGCTGAATGACGGAATGAAGATCGGGCTGATTCTCTGCGATCACATTTTACCCGGCGATAACGGTGTTGAGCTGCTTATCGAACTGCACAAGGATGAACGCACCCATCCCGCCAGGAAGGTTCTGCTGACGGGACAGGCCGGCCTTGATGATACCGTAAAAGCACTGAACGAAGCGCGCCTGCATCACTATATTGCCAAGCCCTGGAAAAAAGAGGAGCTGCTGCGCGTATCTGTTGACCTTCTTACCGATTATGTCATTTCCAATGAGGAAGATCTGCTTCCTTATATGAAATCGCTTGATGCCGGAAAAATATCCGAGGCTATACGGACACGCCGCAATGTAAGCGACAGCTAAGTTATGAATAATACCGGGTAAACGGGCACATTACACTGATGCAATCCCGCCTTCCGGGCAGAAGAGCGACATTATGATACTCAACTTCGCAAAAAACTGGCTGCAGGATCCCACGAGAATCACCGATCAGATCGCCCGTTTTCTGGAAAACTCCGAAGAGTTTCATACCGAAGTTGTGGAGCGCGACAAAGACGATCTGTTCTTCTCGGAAGGGGATTTTAATGAATCCGTTTACATTCTGCTTGAGGGAACCGTTCAGCTGTCGAAAACCACCCCCAAGGGAAGGGTAATCACCATTGACTGGCTGCGCCCGGGTGCACTGGTCGGGCTGATTTCATTTGTAACAGGCGAAGCCGTGCTCACCACAGCTGTAGCCGCAAGTCCGTGCAAGGCCATTAAACTCGATGAGTCCGACTTTCTTGATATGCAGCGTGGCAAAGGCGAAATTGCTCATCTTGCCCAGCAGCTGATAATCGGCAACCTGATCGACCGGTATCACCATGTAGTCTCTGTGCATGTTGAGCTTGAAAGTATCAATGAGACGCTTGAAAAAGAGCGGAATCATCTCCGGGAAGCACTGAAGCAGCTTGAAGACACCCAGCACCGGCTGATCAGCCAGGAGAAAATGGCAACCCTGGGTCAGCTTGTTGCCGGAATTGCACACGAGATCAACAACCCTGCCGCAGCGATGCTCCGGGCTTCGGACAATTTGATGGACTATCTGCCCGGTATCGTACGCAAGGCTGATCCGGATGAACAGCTTTCATACGAAAAGTTCTTCAAAATCGGGCTTAAAAGAAAACTCCGCGATTCGGATGAGCAGCGCCGCAAGCTGAAGGAGTGGGAGGATCTTTATCCGGACCTGCCCCGCAGCCTGTTGCGCAAGGTAACATCCATGAGTGATGAGGCACTTGAAATCATCAGACACAAGCTTGGCGAACGGCCCGGCAAAAAACAGCGTGAAGAGCTGGAGAATATCATGCTGTTTTTCGAAAGCGGATACTTCCTGAAAAACCTGCAGTCCAGCACCAAGCGCATCGGCGAAATTGTGTCCAGCATGAAGAATTACAGCCGACAGGATAAAGGAAGCTATGAGAAAGCAGACCTGAGGGACGGCCTTAATGACACGCTGCTGCTGCTTTCGAACAGGCTGAAAAAGGTGGATGTGGTTCTCAATTTCTCGGATATCCCCCCGGTTAATGTTATTACTGGAGAAATCAACCAGGTGTGGACCAATATCATCATCAATGCCTGTGACGCGATGGGAGACAAGGGCGAGCTTGTGATATCATGCGGATATGATGACCGTTATGTCTGGGTCTCCATCAAAGACAGCGGCCCGGGCATTTCACCGTCCATGATCAATGAAGTGTTCAAAACCAATTTTACCACCAAGCAGCAAAACAGCAGCTTCGGACTGGGCCTGGGCCTGTCAATTTCCAAGCAAATTATTCAGAAGCACGGCGGACAGATAAAGGTGCAGAATGCCGAAGACGGGGGCGCGGAATTTACTGTTTTTATTCCACTTTAGGTTTCTTAGATTGAAAATCAGAATCTTAAGGCCGGCTCTTGCTTCCTGAAAATTCCGACTCATTCATTCACAATTGATGTTTTCTTAATACGATATTCAAATTTAAGATGTATCATTGTTCTGAAAAGACTTAGCAGGATGAAAAGCATTGCATTTCCTGCTATGAAGGACAATCCAATCCGTTCGGTTATCAGATATTGGGACTGACGTGGTGAATGCCGATGCATGTCATTACCCTGTCACACAACACTCCAGGCTGATATCGAACGAGGACAACACGGCCTTACGGCCATATATGTA of Natronogracilivirga saccharolytica contains these proteins:
- a CDS encoding SLC13 family permease, coding for MKSGVLGLTPIQITGLFLGIFGLILPFLLPLETLSTAGQLGMGIFLMAAVFWMFEPIPIYATSMLVIFLQIILLSAQGPVYMDAELPVSEPVALEDETWQIPASALQEDGTVLVAKEPGETESVRVNVIDRNGQHVIVQSDELSRDHEIVTDPGHRLVDYEPNSYTDYIGTLANPIIILFLGGFMLARASVKYNLDKNLTRYLLGPFGTRPRFIVLGLMLVTAALSAFMSNTATAAMMVTVILPIIAQLPPEDRFKFGLALSIPIAANVGGITTPIGTPPNAIVIAALSDYGIDISFTDWIIVAAPLVVVMLVIAWFLLLTLFPPSVERFNLDMKGKLNVSPKAIGLYVIFGATVLLWITENQHGIPSSMVAFLPVAALVTGRILNKEDIQKLPWEVLWLMAGGISLGIGMDKTGLAVWMISGFDWGAMGYITLIIAFSVVAIAMSNFLSNTVTATLLMPLVISLHTSGVMGEDFNLLITGIVIAVACSLAMALPISTPPNAIAMSTGIIRTKDMAKMGVIIGVIGLLIILAYAVFYWPLVTN
- a CDS encoding response regulator — encoded protein: MERSDIYILCIEDEQEVLDAVVRDLEQLEEQFPIETANTAEEGRKIIEKLLNDGMKIGLILCDHILPGDNGVELLIELHKDERTHPARKVLLTGQAGLDDTVKALNEARLHHYIAKPWKKEELLRVSVDLLTDYVISNEEDLLPYMKSLDAGKISEAIRTRRNVSDS
- a CDS encoding sensor histidine kinase — its product is MILNFAKNWLQDPTRITDQIARFLENSEEFHTEVVERDKDDLFFSEGDFNESVYILLEGTVQLSKTTPKGRVITIDWLRPGALVGLISFVTGEAVLTTAVAASPCKAIKLDESDFLDMQRGKGEIAHLAQQLIIGNLIDRYHHVVSVHVELESINETLEKERNHLREALKQLEDTQHRLISQEKMATLGQLVAGIAHEINNPAAAMLRASDNLMDYLPGIVRKADPDEQLSYEKFFKIGLKRKLRDSDEQRRKLKEWEDLYPDLPRSLLRKVTSMSDEALEIIRHKLGERPGKKQREELENIMLFFESGYFLKNLQSSTKRIGEIVSSMKNYSRQDKGSYEKADLRDGLNDTLLLLSNRLKKVDVVLNFSDIPPVNVITGEINQVWTNIIINACDAMGDKGELVISCGYDDRYVWVSIKDSGPGISPSMINEVFKTNFTTKQQNSSFGLGLGLSISKQIIQKHGGQIKVQNAEDGGAEFTVFIPL